One Myripristis murdjan chromosome 17, fMyrMur1.1, whole genome shotgun sequence DNA segment encodes these proteins:
- the rab2a gene encoding ras-related protein Rab-2A, with protein sequence MAYAYLFKYIIIGDTGVGKSCLLLQFTDKRFQPVHDLTIGVEFGARMITIDGKQIKLQIWDTAGQESFRSITRSYYRGAAGALLVYDITRRDTFNHLTTWLEDARQHSNSNMVIMLIGNKSDLESRREVKKEEGEAFAREHGLIFMETSAKTASNVEEAFINTAKEIYEKIQEGVFDINNEANGIKIGPQHPTTNSTLSGSQGGQQAGGGCC encoded by the exons ATGGCGTATGCGTACCTCTTCAAATACATCATCATCGGAGACACGG gtgtGGGGAAGTCATGTCTATTACTACAGTTCACAGACAAGAGGTTTCAGCCAGTTCACGACCTCACCATAG gTGTGGAGTTCGGAGCAAGGATGATCACCATAGATGGCAAACAGATCAAACTGCAGATCTGGGATACG GCCGGTCAGGAGTCGTTCCGGTCCATCACCAGGTCTTACTacagaggagcagctggagcacTGCTAGTCTATGACATCACAAG AAGGGACACCTTCAACCACTTGACGACCTGGTTAGAGGACGCGCGCCAACATTCCAACTCCAACATGGTCATCATGCTCATCGGCAACAAGAG tGACCTGGAGTCGAGGAGAGaggtgaagaaggaggagggggaggcgtTTGCCAGAGAACATGGCCTCATATTCATGGAGACCTCAGCCAAGACTGCTTCTAATGTAGAGGAG gcaTTCATCAACACAGCCAAGGAGATCTATGAGAAGATCCAGGAGGGTGTGTTTGATATCAACAACGAG GCTAATGGTATTAAGATTGGACCCCAGCACCCTACCACCAACTCCACGCTGTCCGGTAGCCAGGGTGGACAACAGGCCGGAGGGGGCTGCTGCTGA